One stretch of Narcine bancroftii isolate sNarBan1 chromosome 8, sNarBan1.hap1, whole genome shotgun sequence DNA includes these proteins:
- the b3gat3 gene encoding galactosylgalactosylxylosylprotein 3-beta-glucuronosyltransferase 3 isoform X1 has protein sequence MRLELRRVFAAYFLLSVLGLVYALLQLGQPCHSAAQVKAAAEQVRQRDQRVQQLQAEVRRLHTQLRAQGAAGTDGSLPTIYAITPTYARDAGLHCSRDGGLRCSSDGGLRCSSDGGLRGSSDARHRADGFIELRQGTLSQDRTVGRNNLPLPPSRAGSSHMGWVQKAELVRLSQTFRHLRNFHWIVVEDADQRTELVAHLLRQSGLHYTHLNMATPPVLKLKDQDPSWLKARGVEQRNLGIRWLRENRELSEEAVVYFADDDNTYSLRLFDEMRWTKRVSVWPVGLVGGMRFEGPLVEQDKVVGFHTGWKPNRPFPIDMAGFAVALQLLLANREAGFDPQAERGYLESSLLQSLVSVEQLEPKADDCRTVLVWHTRTERPKMKQEEALVKEGRGSDLRVEV, from the exons ATGAGGCTGGAGTTGAGAAGGGTTTTTGCCGCTTATTTCCTGTTGTCGGTGTTGGGGCTGGTATACGCGCTGCTGCAGCTGG GCCAGCCATGTCACAGCGCGGCGCAGGTGAAGGCGGCAGCTGAGCAGGTGCGGCAGCGCGACCAGAGGGTGCAACAGCTGCAGGCCGAGGTGAGGCGGCTGCATACGCAGCTCAGAGCCCAGGGTGCAGCGGGCACTGATGGGTCACTGCCCACCATCTACGCCATCACCCCCACCTACGCCAG AGATGCAGGTCTGCACTGTTCTAGAGACGGGGGTCTGCGCTGTTCCAGTGACGGGGGTCTGCGCTGTTCCAGTGACGGGGGACTGCGAGGGTCCAGTGATGCAAGACATAGGGCGGATGGGTTCATCGAACTGCGCCAGGGTACACTGTCTCAGGACAGGACGGTGGGGCGAAACAATCTCCCATTGCCTCCCTCGAGAGCCGGCTCTTCGCACATGGG GTGGGTGCAGAAGGCAGAGCTGGTGCGCCTCTCGCAGACCTTTCGGCACCTGCGGAACTTCCACTGGATCGTGGTGGAGGATGCGGACCAGCGCACCGAGCTGGTGGCCCACCTGCTGCGGCAGAGCGGACTCCACTACACCCACCTCAACATGGCCACACCACCTGTCCTGAAGCTGAAGGACCAGGACCCCAGCTGGCTGAAGGCCAGGGGGGTGGAGCAGAGGAACCTGGGCATCCGCTGGCTGCGGGAGAACCGGGAGCTCAGCGAAGAGGCGGTGGTCTACTTTGCTGACGACGACAACACTTACAGCCTGCGGCTCTTCGATGAG ATGCGCTGGACCAAACGGGTGTCAGTGTGGCCGGTGGGCCTAGTGGGGGGCATGCGGTTTGAGGGGCCGCTGGTGGAGCAGGACAAGGTGGTGGGATTCCACACTGGCTGGAAGCCCAACCGCCCCTTCCCCATTGACATGGCCGGCTTCGCTGTGGCACTGCAACTGCTCCTGGCCAACCGAGAGGCCGGCTTCGATCCGCAGGCCGAGAGAGGTTACCTGGAGAGCAGCCTACTGCAGTCCCTGGTCTCCGTCGAGCAGCTGGAGCCCAAAGCTGACGACTGCAGAACG
- the b3gat3 gene encoding galactosylgalactosylxylosylprotein 3-beta-glucuronosyltransferase 3 isoform X2, with protein MRLELRRVFAAYFLLSVLGLVYALLQLGQPCHSAAQVKAAAEQVRQRDQRVQQLQAEVRRLHTQLRAQGAAGTDGSLPTIYAITPTYARWVQKAELVRLSQTFRHLRNFHWIVVEDADQRTELVAHLLRQSGLHYTHLNMATPPVLKLKDQDPSWLKARGVEQRNLGIRWLRENRELSEEAVVYFADDDNTYSLRLFDEMRWTKRVSVWPVGLVGGMRFEGPLVEQDKVVGFHTGWKPNRPFPIDMAGFAVALQLLLANREAGFDPQAERGYLESSLLQSLVSVEQLEPKADDCRTVLVWHTRTERPKMKQEEALVKEGRGSDLRVEV; from the exons ATGAGGCTGGAGTTGAGAAGGGTTTTTGCCGCTTATTTCCTGTTGTCGGTGTTGGGGCTGGTATACGCGCTGCTGCAGCTGG GCCAGCCATGTCACAGCGCGGCGCAGGTGAAGGCGGCAGCTGAGCAGGTGCGGCAGCGCGACCAGAGGGTGCAACAGCTGCAGGCCGAGGTGAGGCGGCTGCATACGCAGCTCAGAGCCCAGGGTGCAGCGGGCACTGATGGGTCACTGCCCACCATCTACGCCATCACCCCCACCTACGCCAG GTGGGTGCAGAAGGCAGAGCTGGTGCGCCTCTCGCAGACCTTTCGGCACCTGCGGAACTTCCACTGGATCGTGGTGGAGGATGCGGACCAGCGCACCGAGCTGGTGGCCCACCTGCTGCGGCAGAGCGGACTCCACTACACCCACCTCAACATGGCCACACCACCTGTCCTGAAGCTGAAGGACCAGGACCCCAGCTGGCTGAAGGCCAGGGGGGTGGAGCAGAGGAACCTGGGCATCCGCTGGCTGCGGGAGAACCGGGAGCTCAGCGAAGAGGCGGTGGTCTACTTTGCTGACGACGACAACACTTACAGCCTGCGGCTCTTCGATGAG ATGCGCTGGACCAAACGGGTGTCAGTGTGGCCGGTGGGCCTAGTGGGGGGCATGCGGTTTGAGGGGCCGCTGGTGGAGCAGGACAAGGTGGTGGGATTCCACACTGGCTGGAAGCCCAACCGCCCCTTCCCCATTGACATGGCCGGCTTCGCTGTGGCACTGCAACTGCTCCTGGCCAACCGAGAGGCCGGCTTCGATCCGCAGGCCGAGAGAGGTTACCTGGAGAGCAGCCTACTGCAGTCCCTGGTCTCCGTCGAGCAGCTGGAGCCCAAAGCTGACGACTGCAGAACG